A genome region from Passer domesticus isolate bPasDom1 chromosome 27, bPasDom1.hap1, whole genome shotgun sequence includes the following:
- the PSMD3 gene encoding 26S proteasome non-ATPase regulatory subunit 3, which translates to MKQDGASRRRGDKAKAPPEGPPPAPPDVEMHEEAAPAAPEAAGERQPQRELDAITLEDIKEHVKQLEKAVSGKEPRYVLRALRALPSTSRRLNPNVLHKAIHGFFTSNCAVRDFLLAFLEESMDTEAELQFRPRTGKAASAPLLPEVEAYLQLLLVIYLMNSKRYPEAQKVSDDLMQKISSQNRRALDLVVAKCYYYHSRIYEFLNKLDVVRSFLHARLRTATLRHDADGQATLLNLLLRNYLHYNLYDQAEKLVSKSVFPEQANNNEWARYLYYTGRIKAIQLEYSEARRTMTNALRKAPQHTAVGFKQTVHKLLIVVELLLGEIPDRLQFRQPSLKRSLMPYFLLTQAVRTGNLAKFNQVLDQFGDKFQADGTYTLIIRLRHNVIKTGVRMISLSYSRISLADIAQKLQLDSPEDAEFIVAKAIRDGVIEASINHEKGYVQSKEMIDIYSTREPQLAFHQRISFCLDIHNMSVKAMRFPPKSYNKDLESAEERREREQQDLEFAKEMAEDDDDGFP; encoded by the exons ATGAAGCAGGACGGCGCGTCCCGCCGCCGCGGCGACAAGGCCAAGGCACCCCCGGAGGGACCCCCGCCCGCGCCCCCCGACGTCGAGATGCACGAGGAGGCGGCGCCGGCGGCCCCCGAGGCGGCCGGAGAGCGGCAGCCGCAGCGGGAGCTGGACGCGATCACGCTGGAGG ACATCAAGGAGCACGtgaagcagctggagaaggcggTGTCGGGGAAGGAGCCCCGCTACGTCCTGAgggctctgcgggctctgccCTCCACCTCGCGCCGCCTCAACCCCAACGTGCTGCACAAGGCCATCCACGGCTTCTTCACCTCCAACTGCGCCGTCAGGGACTTCCTGCTGGCGTTCCTGGAGGAG TCCATGGACACAGAAGCTGAGCTGCAGTTCCGCCCACGGACGGGGAAAGCAGCctcagcccctctcctgccagAGGTGGAGGCttacctgcagctgctgctcgtCATCTACCTGATGAACAGCAAGAGGTACCCCGAG GCTCAGAAGGTGTCCGATGACCTGATGCAGAAGATCAGCTCCCAGaaccgccgggccctggacctgGTGGTGGCCAAGTGCTACTATTACCACTCCCGCATCTACGAGTTCCTCAACAAACTCGACGTGGTCCGGAG CTTCCTGCACGCCCGGCTCCGCACGGCCACGCTGCGCCACGACGCCGACGGCCAGGCCACGCTGCTGAACCTGCTCCTGAGGAATTACCTCCACTACAACCTCTACGACCAGGCCGAGAAACTCGTCTCCAAATCCGTGTTCCCCGAGCAGGCCAACAACAACGAGTGGGCTCGGTACCTGTACTACACAG GGCGGATCAAGGCCATCCAGCTGGAGTACTCCGAGGCACGGCGCACCATGACCAACGCCCTGCGCAAGGCCCCGCAGCACACGGCCGTGGGCTTCAAGCAGACG GTGCACAAGCTGCTCATCGTGGTGGAGCTGCTCCTCGGGGAGATCCCGGACAGGCTCCAGTTCCGGCAGCCCTCGCTCAAGCGCTCGCTCATGCCCTACTTCCTGCTGACCCAGG CCGTCAGGACGGGCAACCTGGCCAAGTTCAACCAAGTCCTTGACCAGTTTGGGGACAAGTTCCAGGCCGATGGCACCTACACCCTGATCATTCGGCTGAGGCACAACGTCATCAAGACAG gtgtccGCATGATCAGCCTCTCCTACTcccgcatctccctggctgacATCGCCCAGAAGCTGCAGCTGGACAGCCCCGAGGACGCCGAGTTCATCGTTGCCAAG GCCATCCGCGACGGCGTCATCGAGGCCAGCATCAACCACGAGAAGGGCTACGTGCAGTCCAAGGAGATGATCGACATCTACTCCACGCGGGAGCCCCAGCTGGCCTTCCACCAGCGCATCTCCTTCTGCCTCGACATCCACAACATGTCCGTCAAG gccatGAGGTTCCCACCCAAATCTTACAACAAGGACTTGGAATCTGCAGAG GAGCGCCGGGAGCGTGAGCAGCAGGACCTGGAGTTTGCCAAGGAGATGGCAGAGGATGATGACGACGGTTTCCCGTGA